The following coding sequences are from one Ochotona princeps isolate mOchPri1 chromosome 8, mOchPri1.hap1, whole genome shotgun sequence window:
- the LOC101533585 gene encoding interleukin-36 alpha: MATAFSTPAPLLRHIQDLNHQVWILQDQTLTAVPRKHNMVPATVALIPCQHLNTLDADKGTPMYLGLETPNLSLFCANTWEQPMLQLEEKSIMALYHHPEPLKPFLFYHNESGRTSTFESVAFPGWFIAVCSSGGCPLFLTQELGKAYTTDFELTLLH, translated from the exons ATGGCCACAG CTTTTTCTACACCGGCACCTCTCTTGAGGCACATTCAGGATCTCAATCATCAGGTATGGATCCTTCAGGACCAGACCCTGACAGCAGTCCCAAGGAAGCATAACATGGTTCCAG CCACTGTTGCCTTAATTCCATGCCAACATCTGAATACTCTTGACGCAGACAAAGGAACACCCATGTACCTGGGATTAGAGACaccaaatctctctcttttctgtgcaAACACCTGGGAGCAGCCCATGCTGCAGCTTGAG GAAAAGAGCATCATGGCGCTCTATCACCACCCTGAGCCCTTGAAGCCCTTTCTCTTCTATCACAATGAGAGTGGCAGAACCTCCACCTTCGAATCTGTGGCATTCCCTGGCTGGTTCATTGCTGTCTGCTCCTCAGGAGGCTGCCCACTCTTTCTGACCCAAGAACTGGGGAAAGCCTACACCACAGACTTTGAGTTAACTCTACTGCACTAA
- the IL36G gene encoding interleukin-36 gamma → MGLVLGVVNLKSTSIGRYWQVLLLNDIPNFIIHDRQSGYMNKMLQTRHEQKDSGDCVVVNEQVLLPYLVTVMSLSLNKVTSTFTMSRPHHGEVSDLDQQVWILQGQSLVTVPRSDKVAAVTINIIPCKYPEALEKDKGVPVYFGIQNPKMCLFCEDTGGQPTLQLKEQEIMDLYHHTEPVIPFLFYHSQVGRTSTFESVAFPGWFIASSKIGQPIILTSEQGRLYNTAFNLELNNA, encoded by the exons ATGGGTTTGGTGTTGGGAGTTGTAAATCTTAAGTCTACTTCTATTGGGAGGTATTGGCAGGTATTGTTGCTTAATGATATCCCCAACTTTATCATTCATGATCGTCAGTCTGGTTACATGAATAAGATGCTACAGACTAGACATGAACAAAAAGACTCTGGAgattgtgtggtggtgaatgagcAAGTTCTCTTACCCTACTTGGTTACTGTGATGTCTCTTTCACTTAATAAAGTTACAAGCACGTTCA CAATGAGTAGGCCTCACCACGGGGAGGTCTCCGATTTGGATCAGCAGGTGTGGATCCTTCAGGGCCAGAGCCTGGTGACAGTTCCACGAAGTGATAAAGTGGCAGCAG TTACCATCAATATTATCCCGTGCAAGTATCCAGAGGCTCTTGAGAAAGACAAAGGGGTTCCAGTTTATTTTGGTATCCAGAATCCAAAAATGTGTCTGTTCTGTGAGGACACTGGAGGACAACCCACATTACAGCTAAAA GAGCAGGAGATCATGGACCTGTATCACCACACTGAGCCTGTGATTCCCTTCCTGTTTTACCACTCCCAAGTGGGCAGAACCTCCACCTTCGAGTCTGTGGCCTTTCCTGGCTGGTTCATTGCCTCCTCCAAGATAGGCCAGCCCATTATCCTGACTTCAGAGCAGGGGAGATTGTACAACACTGCCTTCAACTTAGAACTAAACAATGCCTGA